A single region of the Vanacampus margaritifer isolate UIUO_Vmar chromosome 13, RoL_Vmar_1.0, whole genome shotgun sequence genome encodes:
- the shroom2a gene encoding LOW QUALITY PROTEIN: protein Shroom2 (The sequence of the model RefSeq protein was modified relative to this genomic sequence to represent the inferred CDS: deleted 1 base in 1 codon): MDSEQYKVDPHYMDGGNGGSHHWHVIAQAGDSDSRTRDGDGGGWRFLEVSLSGGAPWGFTLRGGLEHREPLLITKVEEASKAAAVGLQAGDELVNINEIPLSGFRQEAICLVKGSHRTLSLMVKRNMKMVDIVAHKMPSENDVHVARSFLTKILRSSMRRNEPISRPHSWHATKFNEGQSEPAKTQPSPPSAAVWHTTYDASSSSTDLSSSWEQTNLCRVSDQFSSLGSMDSLEHVPHPYPAGQLSPAKSNNSMEHLSSGGGKRDSAYSSFSTSSGTPDFTLSKSNAASTENVLYKVSQWDAGGRPVNGRVGQSLLEGVKPDDRLTYFQMPGGCDGLPTDDQAGSRHRTTCGPVWHVPEKKKSSCPSPPPPPPPARSDSFAATKERGLVVAHPEPNSRTAGKPSAEDRSSQNLSPKHDKAHFYSQAQLSSNKQHSLSSCDVRQGHHRHHSDKSTFPVQPWPAATPKPLNVNYFSSMQELPTNGSAQPNSQNMRRNLSTSQAMAPKDPNNESNGQSRYYCVTKCNPALGKPEDRQSFAGLDLTQTGNEQNFQQAVTKAKYQLSQQQQYSSNGRETNGYSKHHLTSAVETLKVIGDDLVGQKGQSSQNEEVLYSSCPPIRLSNQRRSLPLQHREFPQDARHHNQASDRICPQATPILHSLSLDAEDETSKGDSPEETLESKQVRRNDRFATTLKNEIQMRRARLQKSQSAATLPGENQDNQEVWKSNQNSSPALADSPFTNTYKDNLKEAQARVLKATSFRRKDLEPVLVEHSSAEATPTYPSSAMARKDLTPLPTLSEAGSGKFAPLRIGGRKRFAAEKKVKSFSEPDKIHQVGVKEEEEAQNGNSNVADHTSTNAENPSDSTVRGLEIGSTPKEIRSGDEPPGGQTYSALDQQRLGTFAEYEARWNTQKKPPETRASGRFRSADNILDSQHSEERVKPACFHERSRSSPSADFYGRTTRVPSIMPEKEYSQMEDKPAASLNSASSFLDDCKVREQQPGGCERPPPVTGHANRRAAESGRSQVTTHGKPPPAHMPRHQPGAGRASPKSHPNGEATKADGKAQVGAVARHTPAHASSHGPPAAMEARRSPSPQFSPQRLSDKPPVSLLDQNSNGMENGTEKPSSAVKKVPVRIVRSEGMPGTESGRTFPQPDEASAAGTGGPDISKLGSLGAGGPDSLFCTFTRQKELDEPGVASGEPETNAHLKMSEEQKREELARDIMDKDRSLADILDQSKMKTTMDLMEGLFPQGEQLLEGAHQRRKAPPKPANATRQPEEREEDSMAATAAAAVAMVTSSAYYSTSAPKAELLIKMKDMQEQNEDYDDSEDELDMDLANKKQELMDSLSRKLQVLREARQSLQEDVLDNNALGDEVEARVQQVCKPNELDKFRMFVGDLDKVVSLLLSLSGRLARVENALNSLDQEATPEERRTLTEKRKLLIRQHEDAKELKDNLDRRERAVYDILASYLPEDGMADYEHFVKMKSALIIEQRKLEDKIKLGEEQLKCLLDSLPIEQRLAF, translated from the exons GTGGAGGAGGCCAGCAAGGCGGCAGCTGTGGGCCTGCAGGCGGGAGATGAGCTCGTCAACATTAACGAGATTCCCCTGAGCGGCTTCAGGCAGGAGGCAATCTGCTTGGTGAAAGGCTCCCACCGGACGCTCAGTCTCATGGTGAAAAG GAATATGAAAATGGTGGACATTGTAGCTCACAAAATGCCCTCAGAAAATGACGTGCATGTGGCCCGAAGCTTCCTTACCAAGATTTTGCGAAGTTCCATGAG GCGCAACGAACCCATAAGCAGACCGCACTCCTGGCACGCCACTAAGTTCAACGAAGGACAATCCGAGCCAGCCAAAACACAGCCTTCTCCACCCTCGGCGGCTGTGTGGCACACCACATACGATGCGAG TTCGTCATCGACTGACCTGTCCTCCAGTTGGGAGCAAACCAACCTCTGCAGAGTTTCGGACCAGTTCAGCTCTCTCGGCAGCATGGACAGCCTAGAGCACGTCCCCCACCCGTACCCGGCCGGTCAGCTGTCCCCTGCTAAATCCAACAACAGCATGGAGCACCTCAGCAGCGGTGGCGGCAAACGAGACTCTGCCTACAGCTCCTTTTCCACCAGCTCAGGCACGCCGGACTTCACGCTTTCAAAGAGCAACGCGGCCTCCACTGAGAACGTGCTGTACAAAGTCAGCCAGTGGGACGCCGGAGGGAGGCCCGTCAACGGCAGGGTCGGCCAAAGTCTGTTGGAGGGGGTCAAACCGGACGACAGGCTGACGTACTTCCAGATGCCGGGAGGCTGCGACGGCCTCCCGACTGACGACCAGGCTGGCTCCCGCCACAGAACCACTTGTGGACCTGTCTGGCACGTTccggagaaaaagaaaagctcctgcccctcgccgccgccgccgcccccgccgGCACGCAGTGACAGTTTTGCCGCTACCAAGGAGCGAGGGCTGGTCGTAGCTCATCCCGAACCCAATTCGCGAACCGCGGGGAAGCCTTCCGCTGAAGATCGCAGTAGCCAGAACCTGTCCCCCAAACACGACAAGGCCCATTTTTATTCTCAGGCCCAGTTGAGCTCAAACAAGCAGCACTCCCTCTCCAGCTGTGATGTTCGGCAAGGTCATCACAGACATCACAGCGACAAAAGCACTTTTCCGGTCCAACCATGGCCGGCCGCTACTCCCAAGCCGCTCAACGTCAACTACTTCTCCAGCATGCAGGAACTGCCCACTAACGGTTCTGCTCAACCCAACAGCCAGAACATGAGGAGGAATTTAAGCACATCTCAAGCAATGGCTCCCAAAGACCCAAACAATGAGAGCAACGGGCAAAGCCGGTACTACTGTGTCACTAAATGCAATCCTGCATTGGGGAAACCGGAAGACAGGCAAAGTTTTGCCGGCCTCGACTTGACCCAGACAGGAAATGAGCAGAATTTTCAACAAGCAGTCACCAAAGCAAAGTATCAACTTTCTCAACAACAGCAGTACTCTTCAAACGGTAGAGAAACTAATGGATACAGCAAACACCATCTTACCTCTGCTGTCGAAACCCTTAAAGTCATTGGCGATGACCTCGTGGGCCAGAAGGGACAAAGTTCACAAAATGAAGAAGTTCTGTACTCGAGTTGTCCCCCGATCAGATTGTCTAACCAACGGCGATCCCTTCCATTGCAGCACAGAGAATTCCCCCAAGATGCGAGACACCACAACCAGGCCAGCGACAGGATCTGCCCCCAGGCCACTCCCATCCTCCATTCGTTGTCCCTGGACGCCGAGGACGAGACGTCAAAAGGGGACAGCCCGGAGGAGACGCTGGAGTCCAAGCAGGTACGACGCAACGACCGCTTTGCTACCACCTTAAAGAACGAAATCCAGATGAGAAGAGCCAGGCTGCAGAAGAGCCAAAGTGCGGCGACGCTTCCTGGCGAGAACCAAGACAACCAGGAAGTGTGGAAGTCCAATCAGAACTCCAGCCCGGCTTTGGCAGACAGCCCCTTCACCAACACGTACAAGGATAACTTGAAGGAAGCGCAAGCTCGGGTGCTTAAAGCTACTTCGTTCAGAAGGAAAGATCTGGAACCCGTGTTGGTGGAACACTCATCAGCTGAAGCCACACCCACTTACCCGTCCTCGGCCATGGCCAGGAAAGATCTCACTCCTCTCCCGACACTGTCAGAGGCCGGGAGCGGGAAATTTGCGCCTTTGCGCATTGGTGGGCGGAAGCGCTTCGCAGCAGAAAAGAAGGTCAAGTCCTTCTCCGAACCAGACAAAATCCACCAAGTTGgagtaaaagaagaagaagaagcacagAACGGGAACTCAAATGTGGCCGATCACACGTCCACAAACGCAGAGAATCCGAGTGACTCGACAGTGCGAGGGTTGGAAATTGGCTCTACGCCGAAAGAGATACGGAGCGGGGATGAACCGCCGGGGGGTCAAACATACTCCGCCCTGGACCAGCAACGACTTGGCACCTTCGCCGAGTACGAGGCCAGGTGGAACACTCAGAAGAAGCCTCCGGAGACGAGGGCTTCGGGACGATTCCGCTCCGCCGACAACATTCTGGATTCTCAACATTCGGAGGAGCGGGTCAAACCCGCCTGCTTCCACGAGAGATCCCGATCTTCACCATCAGCTGACTTCTATGGACGG ACGACCCGTGTCCCTTCAATAATGCCAGAGAAGGAATATTCCCAGATGGAGGATAAACCTGCTGCGTCACTCAACTCTGCCTCAAG CTTCCTGGACGACTGCAAAGTGAGAGAGCAGCAGCCTGGCGGGTGCGAGCGACCTCCTCCCGTGACGGGGCACGCCAACCGCAGAGCGGCGGAGTCCGGCCGCTCTCAGGTCACGACCCACGGCAagcccccccccgcccacaTGCCCCGACATCAACCCGGAGCAGGCCGCGCTTCCCCAAAGTCACA CCCAAACGGCGAGGCTACAAAGGCGGACGGCAAAGCGCAAGTCGGCGCAGTTGCGCGCCACACGCCAGCGCACGCTTCCTCCCACGGGCCGCCGGCCGCCATGGAGGCACGCCGCTCGCCTTCCCCGCAGTTTTCCCCGCAGAGACTCAGTGACAAGCCGCCCGTCTCGCTACTGGATCAAAATTCAAACgg TATGGAAAACGGAACGGAAAAGCCAAGCAGCGCGGTGAAGAAAGTGCCCGTCAGGATCGTGCGTTCGGAGGGAATGCCAGGAACGGAAAGCGGGAGGACGTTTCCGCAACCTGACGAAGCATCTGCGGCCGGAACGGGAGGTCCTGATATTAGCAAGCTCGGCAGCTTAGGAGCCGGTGGGCCGGACTCGCTCTTCTGCACTTTCACTCGGCAGAAAGAACTTGATGAACCCGGTGTGGCCTCGGGCGAGCCCGAGACCAACGCCCACCTGAAAATGTCGGAGGAGCAGAAGAGGGAGGAGCTGGCCCGTGACATCATGGACAAGGACAGGTCGCTGGCTGACATCCTGGACCAGAGCAAGATGAAGACCACCATGGACCTGATGGAGGGCCTGTTCCCTCAAGGCGAGCAGCTGCTGGAAGGAGCTCACCAACGCAGGAAAGCGCCACCCAAACCCGCCAACGCCACCCGGCAGCCCGAGGAAAG AGAGGAGGACAGCATGGCGGCgactgcggcggcggcggttgcCATGGTCACCAGCTCTGCATATTACAGCACGTCGGCCCCCAAAGCTGAGCTTCTCATTAAGATGAAAGACATGCAAGAGCAGAACGAGGACTACGACGACTCGGAGGACGAACTGGACATGGATCTGGCGAACAAGAAG CAAGAGCTGATGGACAGCCTGAGCAGGAAGCTTCAAGTTCTGCGCGAGGCCCGCCAGAGCCTGCAGGAGGACGTGCTGGACAACAACGCGCTGGGAGACGAGGTGGAGGCGCGCGTCCAGCAGGTGTGCAAGCCCAACGAGCTGGACAAGTTCCGCATGTTCGTGGGCGACCTGGACAAGGTGGTGAGCCTGCTGCTGTCGCTGTCGGGCCGCCTGGCCCGGGTGGAGAACGCCCTCAACAGCCTGGACCAGGAGGCCACGCCCGAGGAGCGA cGCACGTTGACGGAGAAGCGCAAGCTTCTGATCCGGCAGCACGAGGACGCCAAGGAGCTGAAGGACAACCTGGACCGGCGCGAGCGTGCCGTCTACGACATCCTGGCCAGCTACCTGCCCGAGGACGGCATGGCCGACTACGAGCACTTTGTCAAGATGAAGTCGGCGCTCATCATCGAGCAGCGCAAGCTGGAGGACAAAATCAAGCTGGGCGAAGAGCAGCTCAAGTGCCTGCTGGACAGTCTACCCATCGAGCAGCGCTTGGCCTTTTGA
- the cldn34a gene encoding claudin-34: MLFLAHTAHCQFFGLLTGCLAWILTMATTGMDEWRVWHVNPDNLTSVITSGVAWVGIWRACFHSHVLPKMENCQSMAVSDGFVPLEIRAAQVLMLLAVLGGLAGNGAAVQAVRRVYFSVERRGGLRAAFVLAGGLYLCTAALVLAPLVWNTSATVNNATIPFPPRFRLPAAPASQRVGTAVGVGFVAAVLMLISGLLFLAHRHVWRTLGPELRGWPMAEEDKQGRDNPDFFHADQVL, translated from the coding sequence atgttGTTCCTGGCTCACACAGCCCACTGTCAGTTTTTCGGCCTGCTGACCGGCTGCCTGGCGTGGATCCTCACCATGGCCACGACGGGCATGGACGAGTGGCGCGTGTGGCACGTGAACCCCGACAACCTCACGTCCGTCATCACCTCGGGCGTGGCCTGGGTGGGCATCTGGCGGGCGTGCTTCCACAGCCACGTCCTGCCCAAGATGGAGAACTGCCAGAGCATGGCCGTCTCGGACGGCTTTGTCCCGCTGGAAATCCGGGCGGCGCAGGTTCTGATGCTCCTGGCCGTGCTGGGTGGCCTGGCAGGCAACGGCGCCGCAGTCCAGGCGGTGAGGCGGGTCTACTTCTCAGTGGAGCGCCGCGGCGGTCTGCGTGCGGCCTTCGTCCTGGCTGGAGGCCTCTACCTGTGCACGGCGGCGCTGGTCCTGGCGCCGCTGGTCTGGAACACGAGCGCCACGGTGAACAACGCCACCATCCCCTTCCCGCCCCGCTTCAGGCTTCCCGCCGCTCCCGCCAGCCAGCGCGTCGGCACGGCCGTCGGGGTGGGCTTCGTGGCCGCCGTCCTCATGCTCATCAGCGGGCTGCTGTTTCTCGCCCACCGGCACGTGTGGCGCACCCTCGGACCCGAGCTGCGCGGATGGCCGATGGCAGAGGAGGACAAGCAAGGCCGGGATAATCCCGATTTTTTTCATGCTGATCAAGTGTTGTGA